GCAAAAACTTATATACGGTGTGCCATATACTATTTTCGCAATATTATGATTTTATATATTATTATATTTATTAATATATATTTATTATTAATAAATATTAATATGGTTCGTTAGGGAGCTCCTTGCAGCCATAAAATTCATACGATATGATTTTAATATTATGGTTTAATACATAGATTTTATGGCTATTGAACATATTATAAATTATTTTGTTTTTTCAATGATTTTTATTAATAAATTTAAAAAAGGATATGAAAATATTATTTGAGGATATTATGATAAAATTTGGTGAGGCAATTCTTGGAACTGATTTAAAGGCTATTGTAAATGTAATAATAGGAAAAGGAACTGAAATAGATACAGCATTTACAAATGCCCTCACACGGAGACCTTCTCCAATATTTGCCAATTTAAGAGATAATTTAATAGTAAGACCACTAACAATAGTAGTCCCACAGAACGATATTAATTCAGAAATTCAGGTGGAGCTCCTCAATGGAGTAATACAATATGGAGTGGCTAAGGCAATAGCAGATATGGGCGAAAAAGAAGGAATTGACAATGATTTAAAAGCCGTAATTACTGTATCTGTTCCCGATGTTCCATTTACTACGATAAATAAAAGAAAATTATTTCAATATTATTATGGGGCCACAAAATTAGCAATAAATAGGGCATTATCAGAATATCCTTCGGCTGAAAAAATTAAAAAGGAAAAATACAGGGCATTGCACCCATTAGTTGGATTTAGAGATATAAAATTAGAACGACCCCCCTATTTACAGGTTGCCCTTGATGTGCCAACCATTGAAAGTATGGAAAATATCGTTGAGTCATTACCTCAAAGTGATAGAATAATAATAGAGGCAGGAACTCCATTGATTAAAAAATACGGAATTGAAGTAATAGAGCAAATTAGAGAAATATTTGATGGATTTATCGTAGCTGACTTAAAAACATTAGATACGGGTAGGATTGAGGTAAGAATGGCTTTTGAAGCTACTGCAAATGCTGTTGTTCTTAGCGGACTTGCACCAAAATCTACAATATTAAAAGGTATTCATGAATGTCAAAAGTGCGGTATAATGAGTTATCTTGACACCATAAACTTAAATAATCCAGTAGAATTATACAATAAATTAGAATTAAAGCCAGATGTATTAATGGTGCATAGGGGAATTGATGAAGAAATAAATAAAGATAATAATAAAAATAGGAGCTCCCTATCAAAAGAAGATTTTGATAACAATATAATTTTAGGAGTGGCTGGCGGAGTTTCTGCGGAAACCGTTGAGGATTTAAAAAATAAATACGATATATTGGTTGTTGGAAGAGGAATTACAAAATCAAGAGAACCTGCACGAGTTGCAAGGTCAATAGTCAATAAATTGGGGGACGATATTGAACAATATAGGCTTTACCTTGATGAAGACGAAGATATTGCATATTAAAGATAGTAATACAATAAAATAATGTTATATTGTGTGAGATATTAATAGATAATAAAATATTATATTGTGTGATATGATGCCCATAATATCTATAAATGATACCGTTGGATTTTTGGATAAAATAAAGGATAATATAAATAATAATAAAAAAATCCAATTTTCCTGTGTGCTTTCCTCCATAGAAACTACAAAATATGTTCCAATATCTGGAGTTCATAAAGATGTCATAGAATACACACCCGCAGCGGATATGGAGCTTGTAATGATGGGCAAAAGTTTATCGATGCCTAACCCTCCAATTGATGCCACAGGTTGCCCAACTCCTGCAACTATTACTCGGGCAAATGTGGTATTAAATAACATTCCAGTTTTAACCATTGATGCAGGTAGTGCCATAAAACCAAAAATACCCCATATGTCAGTTGATAGCACTCCCACAGGCGATATTTATAAAGGTAAAGCCATGCCTAATTCAAAAGAATTATTTAAAATCGGGGAGCTCCTTGGTAAAAACATAATATCCGATACATTAATTATTGGAGAATGTGTTCCAGGAGGAACCACAACGGCATTGGGCGTATTAATGGGATTAGGATATGATGCAAAAAACAAAATATCCTCGGGCTCTGTGGATAATCCCATTGGTTTAAAATTAAAAGTCGTAGAAACAGGATTAAAAAAGGCAAAATCAAATAATGTATTTGAAGTATTAAATGCCGTCGGGGATAAAATGATGCCAGTAGTGGCTGGAATGGTATTTTCCTCAATTAATCAAAATAAGCCAGTAATTTTAGCAGGAGGGACACAGATGGCTTCTGTACTCTCAGTAATTCAAAAAATTGATGAAAAATATAAAAAAGAGAATATTTTAAATTCCGGACTTGTAGCACTGGGAACTACGGAATTTGTTTTAAATGATAAAAATGCCGATTTAAAAAGCCTCGTAGAACAGATAAATCAAAATGTTCCATTATTTGCTTCAAAATTCAATTACGAAAACTCAAAACTTGATGGTTTAAAATCATATTGTTCTGGCTCTGTAAAGGAAGGAGTTGGAGCTGGGGGCATATCTTTATACAGTTATGTTTCTGGTTTAACTCCTGAGGATATTAAATTATATGTGGAGGAACATTATTCTAATTGGTTTAATAATATTTAAAAATTTTCTGAAAGAAAATCTTTATAATCTTAAACTTGTTTTGCAGGTTAGATATAAAGATAGAGCAATAGTTTAGGTGGTATGACATGACGACTAAAAATAATAAAAACACAATGAAAACAAAAGTTTTAGTATTGGCAGATGATGCTCAAACATCCCCCTCGAAATTATTTAGATTTATAAACTCATTAGATTATGATATAAAAGTAAAAGAAACCTGTTTTGGAGGATATATTGAAGGTGAATGGGGCGTAGTTGAAGAAGTTGCCGAAAAAGTCAGAAATTTAGAAAAAAATAAAATATTTTGTAGGGACAGAGGATTTCCAATATGGGATAAAAGAAGATGTAGGGCATATAGGGGAGGTGGAGCTAGGGAAGGTTTTCACCAGTTAGAGGCAGAACAGAAAAATTTAACGATAATTTCAAAGGCATTGGATGAATTGGAAAAAGAAGAAAATAAAAAATTAGATGCAGAAGAAATAAACAGAGAATATGATAATATTATTAAACGAGATAAAAAAATTAAAGTAGACTTATTTAAAGAAATAGTTGAGGAAGAATTATCTTCAAAGTAATATAATATTATTATTTTTACTATTTTTATATAATTTTTAATGTTGGTGAGTTTGAATTGAAAAGACAATTATATATAAAAGGCTCAAATTTTGAAAGAGAGCTCAAAAAATTATTTGAAAATAAAGGTTTTGCCGTAATTAGAAGTGCGGGAAGTCATGGTGTGGACATAGTGGCTGGAAAAAAAGGAAAAATATATGCTTTTGAATGTAAGGCCACATCAAATGAAAAATTTTATATTTCAAATAATGATGTCGATAAATTAATAAATTTCTCGGAGCTCTTTGGAGCTATACCTTATATAGCTCTAAAAGTAAAATTACCAGGGGAGCTCCAACGGAAATCGGATAAAAAGATATTATTTATAAATCCATATCTTTTAGTTAGTTCGGGAAAAAATTATTCATTGGATTATCATAAAATATACCCAATATCGGAAAAAATTGAAGATTTATTATAGTCCTTCGGAAAGCATGTTTATCGGAGCTCCAATATTATAATTTAAAATTTACTCAATCTTTTAAGCATCATTCCCTCAACTTTAATGGGATATGTTCTTCTTGCAAAATTAACGGCTGCATCTAATCGCTCCTCTGAACTTGAATATATGGTATATAATATATCCTCTTTATTTACCTTATTTCCTGTTTTTACCCCTAAAAAAATTCCTGCTTTTTTATCCTTTGGGCATCCTGCCTCTTTTGCCAATTTTGTTATTAATTTATTCGATATTCCCGTAACATATCCATCTTTTGGTGAGCGAATATCCATTGTATATTCTCCCAATTCAATTTCCTCCGGCTTTGTTATTGTTCCCCCCTGTTCAACCACTATTTCATTGAATTTTTCAAGTGCTTTTCCAGATTCCAATATTTCCCACGCCACTTTTTGACCTTGCCCAATTTGTGCTCTACCCCCGAGCTCCAATAATACTCCTGCAAGAGATACTGATTTTTCAATTAAACTATTTGGTGCTGATTTTGGGTCGTGCAATGCCATTAGAGCCTCTTTTATTTCAAGAGCTGGACCTATTGCCCTACCTATTGGCTGACCACCATAGGTTAAAACACATTCAACACGAATACCGAGGAGCTCCCCCAACTCTATAAATTTTCTTGCCAACTGGTTTCCTTCCTTTTCATTTTTTATTTTAACTCCATATCCAACAGGTATATCTATTACCGTATAATCAATTCCAGTTGCTATCTTTTTAGCCATTACACTTGCCAATAATTGAGGTTGTGGGTCTATTGATAAGGGCCTTTCCACATTTATAATAATATCGTCAGCAGGTGCTAAATTTACAGCTCCGCCCCATGCCAAACATCCTCCTGTTGTTTTTGCCACTCTTTGTATTTCCTCACAGCTTAAATTTACATTTGTTATTACTTCTAAAACATCAGCTGTTCCAGCTGCGGAGGTAATTGCTCGAGAAGAGGTTTTTGGAATAGTCATTCCGGCCGCTGCCACTATGGGAATAGTTAAAAGAGCATATTTGTTACCTGGAACGCCCCCAATACTATGGACATCTACAACGGGTCTTTTTTCCCATTGTATTGTGTCCCCTGTCTCCGCCATTCTTTTTGTCATCGCTACTATTTCCTCCGTATTCATTCCTCTTATGTATGTGGATACTAAAAATGCAGAAAGTTCGACATTGGTTAATTTTTTTGAAACTATTTCATCAATAATGGTATGAATTTCATCAGCAGTTAAGGTTTGACCATTCATTTTTTTTCGTATATATGAGACAGACTGTGGTTTTTGAGCATGTCTTACTCGAACCTCTTCACCTTCATTTAATTTTACATCTTTAATATATTTGCTAACTCCTACTTCGCCCGGTTTAATCATTGTTTTTGTTGATTGAAGTGTCCCGATAAAAGAACATGTTTTGGATTCTATTAATACTCTGTCTTGTGAATAATATGCTGTGCCTTTTATATCCTCCTCATTTATAATCACGGCATTAGCCTCTAAATCCAAGTCTAAAAATTTAACTTCTAAAAATAGCATAATATCCCTCCAATAATTATATATTATAATTTGTATTGGACAGTATATAAAAATATGTGTAAAAATAGAGATAAAATTTAAAAAAAATAAAAAAATAAAATAAAATAAAAGGAACTCCTTGGAATTTCAAACTTGCTTCGCAAGTTTTATGACTTTAAAATTTTCCAAGAAAAAATTTTAAAGCCCCCATAAAATATTAACAAATTGTGCTTCCTACTGGAAGGTCTTTTTCAGGCGATAATAAAGCCACTTCCTCATCACCAGCAGCCAATACCATTCCTTGGGATTCAACGCCACATAATTTAGCAGGTTTTAAATTACATACTAATACAATTTTTTTACCAATTAATTCTTCTGGCGTGTAATGTCCTTTAATTCCAGCTACAACCTGCCTTTTTTCGTCTCCAATATCTACAATTAATTTTAAAAGTTTTTTGGACTTAGGAACTTCCTCAGCTTCCAATATTTGAGCAACTTTTAATTCAATTTTAGCAAAATCATCAATACCAATTAATTCCATTTTTTCACCGTTTTTATTTTTCTTTGTATTTTTCTTTTTATTCTTTGTATTTTTACTATTTTCTGATTTTAATAGTTTTTCCTTTACCATTTTAATTGTATCATTTTCAATTTTTGAAAATACAACGATTGGCTTTTTTAATTCATTTCCTCTTATTTCTAAATCCATCTCTTCATTCATTAAATCCAATAATTCATTTGTTTTATTTGGCATAAATGGATACAATAAATAAGCAATATGCTTTGTAATTACTCCGCAAACAAACATTATTTGTTTTAATCTATTTTCATCATCAACTGTCCAAGGCTCCATTTTTTGGAAGTAGTTATTTCCTTCTTTTGCTAAATGTATTATATCAACCAGTGCATCTTTTAAATTACAATCCATCATATTTTTATTATATTTTTCAATGGTTTCCGAGCATTTATCAAGTAAAGCCAAATCTTCTTTATTCAATTCCTCTTCTGGTTTATCTATAACAGGTAAGGCTCCAAATTTTCTATGGGAGAATACTAAAGCCCTATGTGTGAAGTTTGCAATGATTGCAATGAGCTCCGTATTTATCCTTTTTTGGAATTCATCAAATGAAAAATCACAATCTCTATTTAATGGAGCATTTGCCATTAAAAAGTATCTCAAATAATCGGAATCAAAGTATTTAATAAAATCATCGACCCAAACAACCCACTTTTTACTGGTGCTCATCTTTTTTCCTTCAAGAGTTAAATAGCCACCGCTAAATATTGAATTTGGTAGGTTGTATTCACCATGCCCAAGCAACATCCCTGGCCAAAATACGGCATGATGCACAGTAATATCCTTACCTATGAAGTGCCATATTTTTGTGTTCTGGTTTTCTGTGTTATTATCATTATTTTTTAACCAGTATTCTTTCCAAATATCGCCCATCATCTTTGTAAATGAGATATATCCAATAGGAGCTTCCAACCAAACATACATAACTTGGTTTTCGTCATCTGGAATTGGCACTCCCCATTTTATACCTCGGGATATATCCCAATCATGGAGCTCCCTAATCCAACTGTATGCCATATTTTTTATATGGTCGGGCATATTTGAATTTTTTACATAATTGTCCAAATTATCAGATAAAGCACTTAATTTAAAGAAATAGTGGGTGGTTTTTTTAAGCTGGGGAGTAGCATTACAAATTACACAGTAAGGATTTACCAACTCGGTAGGTTCAAGATGCCTTCCGCAAACTTCACAGTGGTCTCCTCTTGCCTCACCCTCGCAAAATGGGCAACTTCCTTCAACATACCTATCTGCTAAAAATTTATCGCAATCAGGACAGTAAAATTGTTCTATTTCTTTTTCATAAATATATCCATTTTCTTTAAGTTTTTTGTAAAATTCCTGAGCATTTTGTATATGGGTATCGCTGTGGGTTTTTCCATAGCTATCAAACTCTACGCTTAAATTGTCCAAATCTCTTTTTATTTCATTATGATATTTATTTACAATATCCTCGGGTTTTACTCCTTCCTTTTCCGCTGTAAGTGTGATGGGAACACCATGATTATCTGTTCCCCCAACATGAATTACATCATTGCCCTTTAATTTCAAATATCTTTTTATTATGTCCGCAGGTATGTATGTGCTTCTAGCATGTCCCAAATGAAGTGGTCCATTTGTATATGCCAATGCCGTAGTTAAAAGGTATTTATTATTCATTTTTTACCTCTGTTATTTATTATCATTATTATATTGCATGATATTATAAAATATTGAATTATAAAAGATTGTAAAAATGTAAAAATTATAAGCATCTTAATATAACTAATATAATTAAAATAAGAAATATATAATATTTGTTATAGGTTGTCCCTGTTTAATAAATGTCCTATTGATAAATTTTACATATAATAGGATTATTTAATATAGATAATACATCATTTAAATCCTTATTTTCACATATGCAAAACACAGTATTGCCCAGCATAGCCTGAGAAGCCCCCACTGTAAAATTTAAATCATTGCAAATATTTATTATTTTATCCGTTGCTAATCCCGTATTTTTTGCAAAATAATAGGATAAATCCATAAAATTATGAAGTGTTGGATTTTTTAATAATTTTAATAATAATTCATCGCCTATTTTATTTATTTTCTCTATCCATTGGGGATTATTTATAATTTGACTGGTCTCCTTTTTCCCAAGTATTTCAACAACAACATTATAATTATCTATATTTTTTATAGATATTTTTTGAACTTTTTGAGTTTTAAAATTTGGAACTCCAGGGAGTTCCCTCACAACAAAACCTTTTGTCCGTTGTGCTATTACATCACCAAGCCCAGTTCCGCATTTGACTTCTGATATGTGTGCCATTTCTAATGAATTATTATTTTTATTATTATCTTTATTTAATAAATTAGCAACTCCCAAGGCACAGGCACCAGAGACGCCCAGCCCACTGCTTAATGGAAAATCTGATTTATGGGATATTTTATAATTATCAATATTACATTGATTAATTACTTCTATTGTTGGACGCAAATTGATTTTTTTGTTGTTAAAGTATATTTCATTGTCTCCTTTTGTTATGGTGGTATCTACGCCCTTATTTAATGTTATTCCTGCACCAATTGAGCCTATTTGTAGTATATTTTTATTACTGTCCTTATATATTTTAAAAAATCCAGTTATATGGGATGGCACAAACATATTTTTATCACTATTTCTTGTATTATATTATTTATTCTTCTATAATTTATTATATCCTAATATCTATCAAATACATATCTATAATAAATAGGGAGCTCCCATGAAATAATTATAATTCACCAACAACCTTACTTTTAAGAGTTTCAATGTCATCAGCACATTTTCCCTGTGCCATTTTGTCTTTCCCTCCCCCTTTTGCTATTTTTCTTAACAATTCTCCCATTTTTATTTCTACTTTTTCGCCACATTTGCATAAAATATATCCACTATTGTTCAATAATATAACAATAGAATTATCCTTTTCATTTACTAAATTATCGGCAATAGACATTAACTCCTTAGGAGCTCCCTCAACTTTTTCAACCAATAAATCATATTTTCCAACTTTTTCAAATTTATCATTGAGATTTCCTTTTTCCAATTCTCCAATTTTTTTATGGAGCTCCTCAATTATTTTCTTTTGTTCCTTCCATTCTTCGAAAAATCTATTTACGGTTTTTGGCAAATTTTCACATGGAACTCCCACAATGGAAGAGGCATTTAATAAAATATCCTCCATCAGACTTACCTCATTTACGGAATTTATACCGCTGGTATATTCCAATCTTTCTACTCCATCTTGAATTCGTTCTGTTTTAAGTATTTTTATATATCCTACTTCGGAAGTGTTTTGGCAATGCGTTCCACCACATGCTTCAACATCTACGCCCTCAATATCCAATATTCTCAATATATTTCCTGGAACTACTCCTCCCTGATATATTTTAAATCCATATTTCTGCTCTGCTTCATTTCTGCCCATAACCGTAGATTTGACTGGTATGGCATCCAATACTATTTGATTTGCTATTTTTTCTATTTCCTTTATTTCTTCCCTGGTTATTCTTTTGTAGTGTGTTATGTCCAACCTTGCTTTATTTGATTCAACATTTGAACCAGTTTGCCAAATATGTTTTCCAAGCACTTTTGAAGCTGCGGCATTTATTATGTGGGTTGCCGTGTGGTTTCTCATTAAATTTAATCTATTTTCCCAATTTAATTTTGCTATTATTGTGTCCTCTTCATTTAATCCATCAGTATTTTCCACAGTATGGCACACTATACCGTTATTATTTTTTTGAACGCTTATTATTTTTTTATTTCCTATTAATCCAATATCGTATTTTTGTCCCCCTCCTTCTGGATAAAATACTGTTTTATCAAGTATTACGACATTTCCGATTATTTTTAAAATTTTTGCTTCAACTTCTTTTTGATATGGGTTGCTGTAAAATAATAATTCTGTTTCTGGTATATCATCTAAATTTATAGATATTGTGGATTTTTCTGCTGTATTTTCTCCTTTTTCTGATTTGCTGTCTTCTTTCTTTTCCTCGTGTCTTTCTGCCACAATGGTATAGAAATTATCTGGAACAGTTATTTTTATTGTTTTATTGCCTTTATTATTTTTACTTCCTTTTTTATTAATCTCTTCTACAATGTCCCTTACAACCTCTGGCGGTAATCCCTTACTATCATATAATTCAATTAAATCGTCAAGGGTTATTTCATCTTTGGATTTGGCAATTCTTTCCACAGCTCCCTTTCCTTTGGTAATTGTTTGAATATATTTATTTTCCTCCTCTTCAAGCACATCCATAATATATTCTTTCATATCCATTAATTCGGGATATATTTCCTTTAAATTTTCAAGTTGCATGGCTACAATGTCCTTTAATGATAAAGACAATCCAACATTTTTAATATATCTAAGTGTTTTTCTAACTAATAACCTTGCTAAATAGCCATCTTTTACATTTGATGGAACAATACCATCTCCAAGCATAAAGGCAAGACATCTGGTATGGTCTGCAATGGCATAAATATTTTCAATAGGGGATAATATACTATCAAGCTCATTTACATCTAAATTTAATTTTTCAGCAACTTTTTGCCTCAATATTCGTAAATCCCCTACATTTTCTATATCCATTAATCCAGCAAGAGTTGCACTTTCTGCAAGGATTTTTGGGCCTATGTCATTCATGTTTATATTTGCATCATCCATTAATTTACCAATAATATCTCCAAATACTGCTTCATATACAGTAGGTGTTCCTTTTGAAGCCCATACAAATCTTTCAAGACCATATCCAGTATCAACTATTTTTAAAGGCATTTCTATATAGTCTCCTTGTTCTGTTTTTTCATACTGCATAAATACAAGGGTTGCCAACTCTACACCGTGGGTAATTACTTCATAACATGGTCCAGCATTTCCTCCGCCTTCCCACCAGCTTTCTATAAATGTTATGGAGCTCCCATCTATTCCTAAATTTGTAAAGAAATTATAGCATAATTCCACAGTTCTATCTGTCCAATATTTGAAATCTTCGTCTGTGTTAAAGGCATGATGTCCCCCCATTGTAAAACAGGTCATATGTCGCCCTGTTCTTCCAACATTGTCTATATCATTTAACCTTATACATGGTTGGGCTATCACAAGGGGGTTAGCTACTGGTTTTACTATTCCTTTTGTTACCCAAGGCTGAAATACTGCAATAGATGCTATTGTTAATAATATATCATCTCTCCACCTTCTCGCACTAACGGGGTATCTTTTTATTGGAGTATGTCCGTTTTTATCAAAGAAATTTAAAAATTCTTTTACCATCTCATTGTAAGTATATTCTTTATTTGTGATGGAGCTCCCTATAAATGAATATTCATCGCAAGGGCTATCTCCACAAGTCTCTCTTTTAGGGTCCAAAGTCCAAAAATATTGATTGCATTCTTTGCATTGTTTTCTGATAAATCCTTTTTCTTTAAATAATTGCACATTATAATCATGTTTAATTTCCATTATATCTCCTTTTCCGTTTATTATTTGATTAATTATGTTTATTTTATTATAGTTACTATTCTTTAATTTTATAAAAATATTGTCCTTATCGTATGAACTTATTTTTATAATTTTATAATATAATAGTAATTGAATAACTTGAAAAAAAGACAGGATTTTAAATTTAAAAAAGTTAAAAAATAGTATGTTAAAATGTATATTTTTATTTATTTTTATTTTTCACAGATTCATATATTGAAGCTTGTAATCCATGGAATTTAACAGCCCCTATTGTTTCTCTTTGGTCTATTTCTTTATCCTCAAATGAAACTAATTCTTGGCTAAATAGTGCATAATTGCTTTCTTTTCCTACAACTCTGATTGAACCAGCATATAATTTTACAACCACTTTTCCACTTACTCTTTCCTGTGTTTTATCAATGAAAGCATCTAAATCCAACCTAAGTGGTTCATGCCATAATCCTTTATATATTAAATCTGCATAAGTGGAATCTACTATTTCTTTAAATTTAATCTCTTCTCTGGTTAGTGTTAATTGTTCAAGTGCCTTATGTGCCGTAATAAGCATTATAGCCCCCGGACATTCGTAGTTTTCTCTTGATTTTAATCCTAAAATCCTATCCTCAATTATATCTACTCTACCTACCCCATTTCTTCCAGCAATTTTATTAGCTTCCCTTATTAATTCCACTGCATCATATTCTTTATTATTTATTTTTACCGGAATACCATTTTCAAATTCTATCTCAACATATTCTGGCCCTGTGCATTCCATTGGATTTTTAGTCCAACCATAAGCTTCCTCTGGTGTTTCAAACATTGGGTCTTCTAATTCTCCCCCCTCCACACTTCTTCCCCAAAGGTTTTCGTCAATACTATATTTTTTGCTTTCTGTTGGGATTGGTATTCCGTGTTTTTTAGCATATTCTATTTCTTCACTTCTTGTAAGGTTTAAATCCCTAATTGGAGCAATTATTTTAACTTCTGGTGCTTTTGCCCTCATAATTGATTCAAATCTAAATTGGTCATTTCCTTTTCCGGTGCAACCATGAGATATTGCCTCTGCATTTAATTCTTTTGCCAATTCTACTAATTTTAAACCTATAAGGGGTCTTGCAAGTGCTGTTGATAGTGGGTATCCTTCATATATTGCATTTGCTTTAATTGCTCTGAATATATATTCTTTTGCAAATTCCTCCTTAGCATCTATGGTATAATGGGCAAATACTCCGTATTCTTTTGCTTTTTCCACTGGTTTTGTTATTTCCTCCTCTGGTTGTCCCACATCTACACAGGCAGTTACTACCTTATAATTATAATTTTCTTCCAATAGTTTTAAACAACAACTTGTGTCTAATCCACCAGAATATGCCAAAACTGCTATTTTTTCTTTGTTTTCGTTTGTCATTATCTCACCATTTCTTTTTTTGGTTTAGTAAATCGACCGATAGGTCAAGCAATGAAATCCGCAGGATTTCATCTAATCTTTGATTTACTTCACCTTTTTTATTATGCTTTAT
The window above is part of the Methanococcus aeolicus Nankai-3 genome. Proteins encoded here:
- the alaS gene encoding alanine--tRNA ligase, whose amino-acid sequence is MEIKHDYNVQLFKEKGFIRKQCKECNQYFWTLDPKRETCGDSPCDEYSFIGSSITNKEYTYNEMVKEFLNFFDKNGHTPIKRYPVSARRWRDDILLTIASIAVFQPWVTKGIVKPVANPLVIAQPCIRLNDIDNVGRTGRHMTCFTMGGHHAFNTDEDFKYWTDRTVELCYNFFTNLGIDGSSITFIESWWEGGGNAGPCYEVITHGVELATLVFMQYEKTEQGDYIEMPLKIVDTGYGLERFVWASKGTPTVYEAVFGDIIGKLMDDANINMNDIGPKILAESATLAGLMDIENVGDLRILRQKVAEKLNLDVNELDSILSPIENIYAIADHTRCLAFMLGDGIVPSNVKDGYLARLLVRKTLRYIKNVGLSLSLKDIVAMQLENLKEIYPELMDMKEYIMDVLEEEENKYIQTITKGKGAVERIAKSKDEITLDDLIELYDSKGLPPEVVRDIVEEINKKGSKNNKGNKTIKITVPDNFYTIVAERHEEKKEDSKSEKGENTAEKSTISINLDDIPETELLFYSNPYQKEVEAKILKIIGNVVILDKTVFYPEGGGQKYDIGLIGNKKIISVQKNNNGIVCHTVENTDGLNEEDTIIAKLNWENRLNLMRNHTATHIINAAASKVLGKHIWQTGSNVESNKARLDITHYKRITREEIKEIEKIANQIVLDAIPVKSTVMGRNEAEQKYGFKIYQGGVVPGNILRILDIEGVDVEACGGTHCQNTSEVGYIKILKTERIQDGVERLEYTSGINSVNEVSLMEDILLNASSIVGVPCENLPKTVNRFFEEWKEQKKIIEELHKKIGELEKGNLNDKFEKVGKYDLLVEKVEGAPKELMSIADNLVNEKDNSIVILLNNSGYILCKCGEKVEIKMGELLRKIAKGGGKDKMAQGKCADDIETLKSKVVGEL
- a CDS encoding argininosuccinate synthase → MTNENKEKIAVLAYSGGLDTSCCLKLLEENYNYKVVTACVDVGQPEEEITKPVEKAKEYGVFAHYTIDAKEEFAKEYIFRAIKANAIYEGYPLSTALARPLIGLKLVELAKELNAEAISHGCTGKGNDQFRFESIMRAKAPEVKIIAPIRDLNLTRSEEIEYAKKHGIPIPTESKKYSIDENLWGRSVEGGELEDPMFETPEEAYGWTKNPMECTGPEYVEIEFENGIPVKINNKEYDAVELIREANKIAGRNGVGRVDIIEDRILGLKSRENYECPGAIMLITAHKALEQLTLTREEIKFKEIVDSTYADLIYKGLWHEPLRLDLDAFIDKTQERVSGKVVVKLYAGSIRVVGKESNYALFSQELVSFEDKEIDQRETIGAVKFHGLQASIYESVKNKNK